A stretch of the Macaca mulatta isolate MMU2019108-1 chromosome 16, T2T-MMU8v2.0, whole genome shotgun sequence genome encodes the following:
- the NBR1 gene encoding next to BRCA1 gene 1 protein isoform X9 codes for MAVKQGNQLQMQVHEGHHVVDEAPPPVVGAKRLAARAGKKPLAHYSSLVRVLGSDMKKTPEDPAVQSLPLAPCDTDQPQDKPPDWFTSYLETFREQVVKETVEKLEQKLHEKLVLQNPSLGSYPSEVSMPTSEETLFLPENQFSWHIACNNCQRRIVGVRYQCSLCPSYNICEDCEAGPYSHDTNHVLLKLRRPVVGSSEPFSHSKYSTPRLPAALEQVRLQKQVDKNFLKAEKQRLRAEKKQRKAEVKELKKQLKLHRKIHLWNSIHGLQSPKSPLGRPESLLQSNTLMLPLQPYTPVMPMLSAAFVDENLPDGTHLQPGTKFIKHWRMKNTGNVKWSADTKLKFMWGNLTLASTEKKDVLVPCLKAGHVGVVSVEFIAPALEGTYTSHWRLSHKGQQFGPRVWCSIIVDPFPSEESPDNIEKGMISSSKTDDLTCQQEEAFLLAKEERQLGEVTEQTEGSAACIPQKAKNVASERELYIPSVDLLTAQDLLSFELLDINIVQELERVPHNTPVDMTPCMSPLPHDSPLIEKPGLGQIEEESEGTGFKALPDSTVSVKRKTQNIASVEEAEEDLSGTQFVCETVIRSLTLDAAPDHNPPCRQKTLQMKFALPEEGPLGDEREEIVHITEEEAVMEEEEEEEEEEELKDEVQSQSSASSEDYIIILPECFDTSRPLGDSMYSSALSQPGLERGAEGEPGVEAGQEPAEAGERLPGGENQPQEHSISDILTSSQTLETVPLIPEVVELPPPLPRSPPCVHHHGSPGVDLPVTVSEVSSVPDQIRGALLLLEPRGSSGLVNSRQKSYDHSRHHHGSSIAGGLVKGALSVAASAYKALFAGPPVTAQPIVSEDQTAALMAHLFEMGFCDRQLNLRLLKKHNYNILQVVTELLQINNNDWYSERY; via the exons ATGGCAGTTAAACAGGGAAACCAACTGCAGATGCAAGTCCACGAAGGGCACCATGTTGTTGATGAAGCCCCGCCCCCAGTTGTAGGAGCAAAACGATTAGCTGCCAGGGCAGGGAAGAAGCCACTTGCACATTACTCTTCACTGGTGAGAGTCTTGGGATCAGACATGAAGAAGACCCCAGAGGATCCTGCAGTGCAG TCGTTGCCACTTGCTCCATGTGACACAGACCAGCCTCAGGACAAGCCCCCAGACTGGTTCACAAGCTACCTGGAGACA TTCAGAGAACAAGTGGTTAAAGAAACGGTTGAGAAGCTTGAACAGAAATTACATGAAAAGCTTGTCCTCCAGAACCCATCTTTGGGTTCTTATCCCTCAGAAGTCTCAATGCCTACTTCAGAGGAAACATTGTTTTTGCCAGAAAACCAGTTCAGCTGGCATATTGCTTGCAACAACTGCCAAAGAAGGATTGTTGGTGTCCGCTACCAGTGTAG CCTATGCCCATCCTACAATATCTGTGAAGATTGTGAAGCAGGGCCATATAGCCACGACACTAACCATGTCCTGCTGAAGTTGCGGAGACCTGTTGTGGGCTCCTCTGAACCATTCTCTCACTCAAAATACTCTACTCCTCGTCTTCCTGCTGCTCTGGAACAAGTCAG GCTCCAGAAACAGGTTGATAAGAACTTTCTTAAAGCAGAAAAGCAAAGATTGCGAGCTGAGAAGAAACAACGTAAAGCAGAGGTCAAGGAACTTAAAAAGCAACTTAAACTCCATAGGAAAATTCACCTGTGGAATTCAATCCATGGACTCCAGAGCCCCAAGTCTCCTTTAGGCCGACCTGAGAGCTTGCTCCAGTCTAATACCCTGAT GCTCCCTTTGCAACCCTATACCCCCGTTATGCCAATGCTCAGTGCAGCATTTGTGGATGAGAATTTGCCTGATGGGACTCACCTTCAGCCAGGAACCAAGTTTATCAAACACTGGAGGATGAAGAATACAGGAAATGTGAAGTGGAGTGCAGACACAAAG CTCAAGTTCATGTGGGGAAACCTGACTTTGGCTTCCACAGAAAAGAAGGATGTTTTGGTTCCTTGCCTCAAGGCCGGCCATGTGGGAGTTGTATCTGTGGAGTTCATTGCCCCAGCCTTGGAGGGAACGTATACTTCCCATTGGCGTCTTTCTCACAAAGGCCAGCAATTTGGGCCTCGAGTCTGGTGCAGTATCATAGTGGATCCTTTCCCCTCCGAAGAGAGCCCTGATAACATTGAAAAGGGCATGATCAGCTCAAGCAAAACTGATGATCTCACCTGCCAGCAAGAG GAAGCTTTTCTTCTGGCTAAAGAAGAAAGACAACTTGGTGAAGTGACTGAGCAGACAGAAGGATCAGCAGCCTGCATCCCACAGAAGGCAAAAAATGTTGCCAGTGAGAGGGAGCTCTACATCCCATCTGTGGATCTTCTGACTGCCCAG GACCTGCTGTCGTTTGAGCTGTTGGATATAAACATTGTTCAAGAGTTGGAGAGAGTGCCCCATAACACCCCTGTGG ATATGACTCCCTGCATGTCTCCTCTGCCACATGACAGTCCTTTAATAGAGAAGCCAGGCTTGGGGCAGAtagaggaagagagtgaagggacAGGATTTAAAGCACTTCCTG ATTCTACAGTGTCAGTAAAGAGAAAGACTCAGAACATTGCTTCTGTGGAGGAAGCAGAAGAAGACCTGAGTGGGACCCAGTTTGTGTGTGAGACAGTAATCCGATCCCTTACCTTGGATGCTGCCCCAGACCACAACCCTCCTTGCAGACAGAAAACCTTGCAGA TGAAATTTGCCTTGCCTGAGGAAGGACCACTTGGAGATGAGAGGGAGGAGATTGTCCATATCACTGAGGAAGAAGCTgtcatggaggaggaggaggaagaggaggaggaggaggagctcaaAGATGAAGTTCAGAGTCAGTCCTCTGCTTCCTCAGAGGATTACATCATCATCCTGCCTGAGTGCTTTGATACCAGCCGCCCCCTGGGGGATTCCATGTACAGCTCTGCACTCTCACAGCCAGGCCTGGAGCGAGGTGCTGAAGGCGAGCCTGGGGTTGAGGCTGGGCAGGAACCAGCTGAGGCTGGGGAGAGACTTCCTGGAGGGGAGAACCAGCCACAGGAGCACAGCATAAGTGACATCCTCACGTCCTCACAGACTCTGGAAACAGTGCCCCTAATCCCAGAGGTAGTGGAGCTTCCACCGCCACTGCCCAG GAGCCCTCCTTGTGTACATCATCATGGTTCCCCAGGAGTGGATTTACCAGTTACCGTATCAGAAGTTTCTTCAGTCCCTGATCAGATCAGAGGAG CTCTTTTGCTTTTAGAGCCCAGAGGCTCATCAGGACTTGTAAACAGCAGACAGAAGAGCTATGACCACTCAAG GCACCATCATGGGAGTAGCATTGCTGGAGGACTGGTGAAGGGGGCTTTGTCTGTTGCTGCCTCTGCATACAAGGCCCTGTTTGCTGGGCCACCCGTCACTGCACAG CCAATAGTTTCTGAAGATCAGACAGCAGCCCTGATGGCCCATCTCTTTGAAATGGGATTCTGTGACAGGCAGCTGAACCTACGGCTGCTGAAGAAACACAATTACAATATCCTGCAGGTTGTAACGGAACTTCTTCAGATAAACAACAATGACTGGTACAGCGAACGCTATTGA
- the NBR1 gene encoding next to BRCA1 gene 1 protein isoform X8 produces the protein MEPQVTLNVTFKNEIQSFLVSDPENTTWADIEAMVKVSFDLNTIQIKYLDEENEEVSINSQGEYEEALKSLPLAPCDTDQPQDKPPDWFTSYLETFREQVVKETVEKLEQKLHEKLVLQNPSLGSYPSEVSMPTSEETLFLPENQFSWHIACNNCQRRIVGVRYQCSLCPSYNICEDCEAGPYSHDTNHVLLKLRRPVVGSSEPFSHSKYSTPRLPAALEQVRLQKQVDKNFLKAEKQRLRAEKKQRKAEVKELKKQLKLHRKIHLWNSIHGLQSPKSPLGRPESLLQSNTLMLPLQPYTPVMPMLSAAFVDENLPDGTHLQPGTKFIKHWRMKNTGNVKWSADTKLKFMWGNLTLASTEKKDVLVPCLKAGHVGVVSVEFIAPALEGTYTSHWRLSHKGQQFGPRVWCSIIVDPFPSEESPDNIEKGMISSSKTDDLTCQQEEAFLLAKEERQLGEVTEQTEGSAACIPQKAKNVASERELYIPSVDLLTAQDLLSFELLDINIVQELERVPHNTPVDMTPCMSPLPHDSPLIEKPGLGQIEEESEGTGFKALPDSTVSVKRKTQNIASVEEAEEDLSGTQFVCETVIRSLTLDAAPDHNPPCRQKTLQMKFALPEEGPLGDEREEIVHITEEEAVMEEEEEEEEEEELKDEVQSQSSASSEDYIIILPECFDTSRPLGDSMYSSALSQPGLERGAEGEPGVEAGQEPAEAGERLPGGENQPQEHSISDILTSSQTLETVPLIPEVVELPPPLPRSPPCVHHHGSPGVDLPVTVSEVSSVPDQIRGALLLLEPRGSSGLVNSRQKSYDHSRHHHGSSIAGGLVKGALSVAASAYKALFAGPPVTAQPIVSEDQTAALMAHLFEMGFCDRQLNLRLLKKHNYNILQVVTELLQINNNDWYSERY, from the exons TCGTTGCCACTTGCTCCATGTGACACAGACCAGCCTCAGGACAAGCCCCCAGACTGGTTCACAAGCTACCTGGAGACA TTCAGAGAACAAGTGGTTAAAGAAACGGTTGAGAAGCTTGAACAGAAATTACATGAAAAGCTTGTCCTCCAGAACCCATCTTTGGGTTCTTATCCCTCAGAAGTCTCAATGCCTACTTCAGAGGAAACATTGTTTTTGCCAGAAAACCAGTTCAGCTGGCATATTGCTTGCAACAACTGCCAAAGAAGGATTGTTGGTGTCCGCTACCAGTGTAG CCTATGCCCATCCTACAATATCTGTGAAGATTGTGAAGCAGGGCCATATAGCCACGACACTAACCATGTCCTGCTGAAGTTGCGGAGACCTGTTGTGGGCTCCTCTGAACCATTCTCTCACTCAAAATACTCTACTCCTCGTCTTCCTGCTGCTCTGGAACAAGTCAG GCTCCAGAAACAGGTTGATAAGAACTTTCTTAAAGCAGAAAAGCAAAGATTGCGAGCTGAGAAGAAACAACGTAAAGCAGAGGTCAAGGAACTTAAAAAGCAACTTAAACTCCATAGGAAAATTCACCTGTGGAATTCAATCCATGGACTCCAGAGCCCCAAGTCTCCTTTAGGCCGACCTGAGAGCTTGCTCCAGTCTAATACCCTGAT GCTCCCTTTGCAACCCTATACCCCCGTTATGCCAATGCTCAGTGCAGCATTTGTGGATGAGAATTTGCCTGATGGGACTCACCTTCAGCCAGGAACCAAGTTTATCAAACACTGGAGGATGAAGAATACAGGAAATGTGAAGTGGAGTGCAGACACAAAG CTCAAGTTCATGTGGGGAAACCTGACTTTGGCTTCCACAGAAAAGAAGGATGTTTTGGTTCCTTGCCTCAAGGCCGGCCATGTGGGAGTTGTATCTGTGGAGTTCATTGCCCCAGCCTTGGAGGGAACGTATACTTCCCATTGGCGTCTTTCTCACAAAGGCCAGCAATTTGGGCCTCGAGTCTGGTGCAGTATCATAGTGGATCCTTTCCCCTCCGAAGAGAGCCCTGATAACATTGAAAAGGGCATGATCAGCTCAAGCAAAACTGATGATCTCACCTGCCAGCAAGAG GAAGCTTTTCTTCTGGCTAAAGAAGAAAGACAACTTGGTGAAGTGACTGAGCAGACAGAAGGATCAGCAGCCTGCATCCCACAGAAGGCAAAAAATGTTGCCAGTGAGAGGGAGCTCTACATCCCATCTGTGGATCTTCTGACTGCCCAG GACCTGCTGTCGTTTGAGCTGTTGGATATAAACATTGTTCAAGAGTTGGAGAGAGTGCCCCATAACACCCCTGTGG ATATGACTCCCTGCATGTCTCCTCTGCCACATGACAGTCCTTTAATAGAGAAGCCAGGCTTGGGGCAGAtagaggaagagagtgaagggacAGGATTTAAAGCACTTCCTG ATTCTACAGTGTCAGTAAAGAGAAAGACTCAGAACATTGCTTCTGTGGAGGAAGCAGAAGAAGACCTGAGTGGGACCCAGTTTGTGTGTGAGACAGTAATCCGATCCCTTACCTTGGATGCTGCCCCAGACCACAACCCTCCTTGCAGACAGAAAACCTTGCAGA TGAAATTTGCCTTGCCTGAGGAAGGACCACTTGGAGATGAGAGGGAGGAGATTGTCCATATCACTGAGGAAGAAGCTgtcatggaggaggaggaggaagaggaggaggaggaggagctcaaAGATGAAGTTCAGAGTCAGTCCTCTGCTTCCTCAGAGGATTACATCATCATCCTGCCTGAGTGCTTTGATACCAGCCGCCCCCTGGGGGATTCCATGTACAGCTCTGCACTCTCACAGCCAGGCCTGGAGCGAGGTGCTGAAGGCGAGCCTGGGGTTGAGGCTGGGCAGGAACCAGCTGAGGCTGGGGAGAGACTTCCTGGAGGGGAGAACCAGCCACAGGAGCACAGCATAAGTGACATCCTCACGTCCTCACAGACTCTGGAAACAGTGCCCCTAATCCCAGAGGTAGTGGAGCTTCCACCGCCACTGCCCAG GAGCCCTCCTTGTGTACATCATCATGGTTCCCCAGGAGTGGATTTACCAGTTACCGTATCAGAAGTTTCTTCAGTCCCTGATCAGATCAGAGGAG CTCTTTTGCTTTTAGAGCCCAGAGGCTCATCAGGACTTGTAAACAGCAGACAGAAGAGCTATGACCACTCAAG GCACCATCATGGGAGTAGCATTGCTGGAGGACTGGTGAAGGGGGCTTTGTCTGTTGCTGCCTCTGCATACAAGGCCCTGTTTGCTGGGCCACCCGTCACTGCACAG CCAATAGTTTCTGAAGATCAGACAGCAGCCCTGATGGCCCATCTCTTTGAAATGGGATTCTGTGACAGGCAGCTGAACCTACGGCTGCTGAAGAAACACAATTACAATATCCTGCAGGTTGTAACGGAACTTCTTCAGATAAACAACAATGACTGGTACAGCGAACGCTATTGA
- the NBR1 gene encoding next to BRCA1 gene 1 protein isoform X15 gives MEPQVTLNVTFKNEIQSFLVSDPENTTWADIEAMVKVSFDLNTIQIKYLDEENEEVSINSQGEYEEALKSLPLAPCDTDQPQDKPPDWFTSYLETFREQVVKETVEKLEQKLHEKLVLQNPSLGSYPSEVSMPTSEETLFLPENQFSWHIACNNCQRRIVGVRYQCSLCPSYNICEDCEAGPYSHDTNHVLLKLRRPVVGSSEPFSHSKYSTPRLPAALEQVRLPLQPYTPVMPMLSAAFVDENLPDGTHLQPGTKFIKHWRMKNTGNVKWSADTKLKFMWGNLTLASTEKKDVLVPCLKAGHVGVVSVEFIAPALEGTYTSHWRLSHKGQQFGPRVWCSIIVDPFPSEESPDNIEKGMISSSKTDDLTCQQEEAFLLAKEERQLGEVTEQTEGSAACIPQKAKNVASERELYIPSVDLLTAQDLLSFELLDINIVQELERVPHNTPVDMTPCMSPLPHDSPLIEKPGLGQIEEESEGTGFKALPDSTVSVKRKTQNIASVEEAEEDLSGTQFVCETVIRSLTLDAAPDHNPPCRQKTLQMKFALPEEGPLGDEREEIVHITEEEAVMEEEEEEEEEEELKDEVQSQSSASSEDYIIILPECFDTSRPLGDSMYSSALSQPGLERGAEGEPGVEAGQEPAEAGERLPGGENQPQEHSISDILTSSQTLETVPLIPEVVELPPPLPRSPPCVHHHGSPGVDLPVTVSEVSSVPDQIRGALLLLEPRGSSGLVNSRQKSYDHSRHHHGSSIAGGLVKGALSVAASAYKALFAGPPVTAQPIVSEDQTAALMAHLFEMGFCDRQLNLRLLKKHNYNILQVVTELLQINNNDWYSERY, from the exons TCGTTGCCACTTGCTCCATGTGACACAGACCAGCCTCAGGACAAGCCCCCAGACTGGTTCACAAGCTACCTGGAGACA TTCAGAGAACAAGTGGTTAAAGAAACGGTTGAGAAGCTTGAACAGAAATTACATGAAAAGCTTGTCCTCCAGAACCCATCTTTGGGTTCTTATCCCTCAGAAGTCTCAATGCCTACTTCAGAGGAAACATTGTTTTTGCCAGAAAACCAGTTCAGCTGGCATATTGCTTGCAACAACTGCCAAAGAAGGATTGTTGGTGTCCGCTACCAGTGTAG CCTATGCCCATCCTACAATATCTGTGAAGATTGTGAAGCAGGGCCATATAGCCACGACACTAACCATGTCCTGCTGAAGTTGCGGAGACCTGTTGTGGGCTCCTCTGAACCATTCTCTCACTCAAAATACTCTACTCCTCGTCTTCCTGCTGCTCTGGAACAAGTCAG GCTCCCTTTGCAACCCTATACCCCCGTTATGCCAATGCTCAGTGCAGCATTTGTGGATGAGAATTTGCCTGATGGGACTCACCTTCAGCCAGGAACCAAGTTTATCAAACACTGGAGGATGAAGAATACAGGAAATGTGAAGTGGAGTGCAGACACAAAG CTCAAGTTCATGTGGGGAAACCTGACTTTGGCTTCCACAGAAAAGAAGGATGTTTTGGTTCCTTGCCTCAAGGCCGGCCATGTGGGAGTTGTATCTGTGGAGTTCATTGCCCCAGCCTTGGAGGGAACGTATACTTCCCATTGGCGTCTTTCTCACAAAGGCCAGCAATTTGGGCCTCGAGTCTGGTGCAGTATCATAGTGGATCCTTTCCCCTCCGAAGAGAGCCCTGATAACATTGAAAAGGGCATGATCAGCTCAAGCAAAACTGATGATCTCACCTGCCAGCAAGAG GAAGCTTTTCTTCTGGCTAAAGAAGAAAGACAACTTGGTGAAGTGACTGAGCAGACAGAAGGATCAGCAGCCTGCATCCCACAGAAGGCAAAAAATGTTGCCAGTGAGAGGGAGCTCTACATCCCATCTGTGGATCTTCTGACTGCCCAG GACCTGCTGTCGTTTGAGCTGTTGGATATAAACATTGTTCAAGAGTTGGAGAGAGTGCCCCATAACACCCCTGTGG ATATGACTCCCTGCATGTCTCCTCTGCCACATGACAGTCCTTTAATAGAGAAGCCAGGCTTGGGGCAGAtagaggaagagagtgaagggacAGGATTTAAAGCACTTCCTG ATTCTACAGTGTCAGTAAAGAGAAAGACTCAGAACATTGCTTCTGTGGAGGAAGCAGAAGAAGACCTGAGTGGGACCCAGTTTGTGTGTGAGACAGTAATCCGATCCCTTACCTTGGATGCTGCCCCAGACCACAACCCTCCTTGCAGACAGAAAACCTTGCAGA TGAAATTTGCCTTGCCTGAGGAAGGACCACTTGGAGATGAGAGGGAGGAGATTGTCCATATCACTGAGGAAGAAGCTgtcatggaggaggaggaggaagaggaggaggaggaggagctcaaAGATGAAGTTCAGAGTCAGTCCTCTGCTTCCTCAGAGGATTACATCATCATCCTGCCTGAGTGCTTTGATACCAGCCGCCCCCTGGGGGATTCCATGTACAGCTCTGCACTCTCACAGCCAGGCCTGGAGCGAGGTGCTGAAGGCGAGCCTGGGGTTGAGGCTGGGCAGGAACCAGCTGAGGCTGGGGAGAGACTTCCTGGAGGGGAGAACCAGCCACAGGAGCACAGCATAAGTGACATCCTCACGTCCTCACAGACTCTGGAAACAGTGCCCCTAATCCCAGAGGTAGTGGAGCTTCCACCGCCACTGCCCAG GAGCCCTCCTTGTGTACATCATCATGGTTCCCCAGGAGTGGATTTACCAGTTACCGTATCAGAAGTTTCTTCAGTCCCTGATCAGATCAGAGGAG CTCTTTTGCTTTTAGAGCCCAGAGGCTCATCAGGACTTGTAAACAGCAGACAGAAGAGCTATGACCACTCAAG GCACCATCATGGGAGTAGCATTGCTGGAGGACTGGTGAAGGGGGCTTTGTCTGTTGCTGCCTCTGCATACAAGGCCCTGTTTGCTGGGCCACCCGTCACTGCACAG CCAATAGTTTCTGAAGATCAGACAGCAGCCCTGATGGCCCATCTCTTTGAAATGGGATTCTGTGACAGGCAGCTGAACCTACGGCTGCTGAAGAAACACAATTACAATATCCTGCAGGTTGTAACGGAACTTCTTCAGATAAACAACAATGACTGGTACAGCGAACGCTATTGA
- the NBR1 gene encoding next to BRCA1 gene 1 protein isoform X16, with the protein MEPQVTLNVTFKNEIQSFLVSDPENTTWADIEAMVKVSFDLNTIQIKYLDEENEEVSINSQGEYEEALKSLPLAPCDTDQPQDKPPDWFTSYLETFREQVVKETVEKLEQKLHEKLVLQNPSLGSYPSEVSMPTSEETLFLPENQFSWHIACNNCQRRIVGVRYQCSLCPSYNICEDCEAGPYSHDTNHVLLKLRRPVVGSSEPFSHSKYSTPRLPAALEQVRLPLQPYTPVMPMLSAAFVDENLPDGTHLQPGTKFIKHWRMKNTGNVKWSADTKLKFMWGNLTLASTEKKDVLVPCLKAGHVGVVSVEFIAPALEGTYTSHWRLSHKGQQFGPRVWCSIIVDPFPSEESPDNIEKGMISSSKTDDLTCQQEEAFLLAKEERQLGEVTEQTEGSAACIPQKAKNVASERELYIPSVDLLTAQDLLSFELLDINIVQELERVPHNTPVDMTPCMSPLPHDSPLIEKPGLGQIEEESEGTGFKALPDSTVSVKRKTQNIASVEEAEEDLSGTQFVCETVIRSLTLDAAPDHNPPCRQKTLQMKFALPEEGPLGDEREEIVHITEEEAVMEEEEEEEEEEELKDEVQSQSSASSEDYIIILPECFDTSRPLGDSMYSSALSQPGLERGAEGEPGVEAGQEPAEAGERLPGGENQPQEHSISDILTSSQTLETVPLIPEVVELPPPLPRSPPCVHHHGSPGVDLPVTVSEVSSVPDQIRGEPRGSSGLVNSRQKSYDHSRHHHGSSIAGGLVKGALSVAASAYKALFAGPPVTAQPIVSEDQTAALMAHLFEMGFCDRQLNLRLLKKHNYNILQVVTELLQINNNDWYSERY; encoded by the exons TCGTTGCCACTTGCTCCATGTGACACAGACCAGCCTCAGGACAAGCCCCCAGACTGGTTCACAAGCTACCTGGAGACA TTCAGAGAACAAGTGGTTAAAGAAACGGTTGAGAAGCTTGAACAGAAATTACATGAAAAGCTTGTCCTCCAGAACCCATCTTTGGGTTCTTATCCCTCAGAAGTCTCAATGCCTACTTCAGAGGAAACATTGTTTTTGCCAGAAAACCAGTTCAGCTGGCATATTGCTTGCAACAACTGCCAAAGAAGGATTGTTGGTGTCCGCTACCAGTGTAG CCTATGCCCATCCTACAATATCTGTGAAGATTGTGAAGCAGGGCCATATAGCCACGACACTAACCATGTCCTGCTGAAGTTGCGGAGACCTGTTGTGGGCTCCTCTGAACCATTCTCTCACTCAAAATACTCTACTCCTCGTCTTCCTGCTGCTCTGGAACAAGTCAG GCTCCCTTTGCAACCCTATACCCCCGTTATGCCAATGCTCAGTGCAGCATTTGTGGATGAGAATTTGCCTGATGGGACTCACCTTCAGCCAGGAACCAAGTTTATCAAACACTGGAGGATGAAGAATACAGGAAATGTGAAGTGGAGTGCAGACACAAAG CTCAAGTTCATGTGGGGAAACCTGACTTTGGCTTCCACAGAAAAGAAGGATGTTTTGGTTCCTTGCCTCAAGGCCGGCCATGTGGGAGTTGTATCTGTGGAGTTCATTGCCCCAGCCTTGGAGGGAACGTATACTTCCCATTGGCGTCTTTCTCACAAAGGCCAGCAATTTGGGCCTCGAGTCTGGTGCAGTATCATAGTGGATCCTTTCCCCTCCGAAGAGAGCCCTGATAACATTGAAAAGGGCATGATCAGCTCAAGCAAAACTGATGATCTCACCTGCCAGCAAGAG GAAGCTTTTCTTCTGGCTAAAGAAGAAAGACAACTTGGTGAAGTGACTGAGCAGACAGAAGGATCAGCAGCCTGCATCCCACAGAAGGCAAAAAATGTTGCCAGTGAGAGGGAGCTCTACATCCCATCTGTGGATCTTCTGACTGCCCAG GACCTGCTGTCGTTTGAGCTGTTGGATATAAACATTGTTCAAGAGTTGGAGAGAGTGCCCCATAACACCCCTGTGG ATATGACTCCCTGCATGTCTCCTCTGCCACATGACAGTCCTTTAATAGAGAAGCCAGGCTTGGGGCAGAtagaggaagagagtgaagggacAGGATTTAAAGCACTTCCTG ATTCTACAGTGTCAGTAAAGAGAAAGACTCAGAACATTGCTTCTGTGGAGGAAGCAGAAGAAGACCTGAGTGGGACCCAGTTTGTGTGTGAGACAGTAATCCGATCCCTTACCTTGGATGCTGCCCCAGACCACAACCCTCCTTGCAGACAGAAAACCTTGCAGA TGAAATTTGCCTTGCCTGAGGAAGGACCACTTGGAGATGAGAGGGAGGAGATTGTCCATATCACTGAGGAAGAAGCTgtcatggaggaggaggaggaagaggaggaggaggaggagctcaaAGATGAAGTTCAGAGTCAGTCCTCTGCTTCCTCAGAGGATTACATCATCATCCTGCCTGAGTGCTTTGATACCAGCCGCCCCCTGGGGGATTCCATGTACAGCTCTGCACTCTCACAGCCAGGCCTGGAGCGAGGTGCTGAAGGCGAGCCTGGGGTTGAGGCTGGGCAGGAACCAGCTGAGGCTGGGGAGAGACTTCCTGGAGGGGAGAACCAGCCACAGGAGCACAGCATAAGTGACATCCTCACGTCCTCACAGACTCTGGAAACAGTGCCCCTAATCCCAGAGGTAGTGGAGCTTCCACCGCCACTGCCCAG GAGCCCTCCTTGTGTACATCATCATGGTTCCCCAGGAGTGGATTTACCAGTTACCGTATCAGAAGTTTCTTCAGTCCCTGATCAGATCAGAGGAG AGCCCAGAGGCTCATCAGGACTTGTAAACAGCAGACAGAAGAGCTATGACCACTCAAG GCACCATCATGGGAGTAGCATTGCTGGAGGACTGGTGAAGGGGGCTTTGTCTGTTGCTGCCTCTGCATACAAGGCCCTGTTTGCTGGGCCACCCGTCACTGCACAG CCAATAGTTTCTGAAGATCAGACAGCAGCCCTGATGGCCCATCTCTTTGAAATGGGATTCTGTGACAGGCAGCTGAACCTACGGCTGCTGAAGAAACACAATTACAATATCCTGCAGGTTGTAACGGAACTTCTTCAGATAAACAACAATGACTGGTACAGCGAACGCTATTGA